A window of Tumebacillus sp. BK434 contains these coding sequences:
- a CDS encoding ATP-grasp domain-containing protein, whose translation MLVLGQAFVSPYLVKTAAELKIPVVKTSQHVPVPADRKLNWRSATSFFRTYKNRTAPLLSNSENALQAVENYLPDHPLAARNERFKSKTQFRKMLADLFPDFTYLTYSFDELMRLSPAKLPFPIVVKPAVGYASLGVYRVADARQWADVRVRLMRDVREARDLFPDTVLNVEQFIVEEWIEGEEYAIDGYINAQGEPVVLNVLKRMFAHAGDTSDRIYYTSKQVMQEAMEPVTHFMRQLAQLDDLRLYPMHLEVRISPTGTLVPIEVNPMRFAGIGTCDLAIHAYGENLYEHFFNQTKPDWKEILERQDDAVYSFFCAELPVELNTLKISAIDDEAFHSQFADVLEYRIMHRYDPTTFAVVFYRSVDLEENKRLLHLDLNQFISLRNMEVSA comes from the coding sequence ATGTTAGTACTCGGTCAAGCATTTGTTTCGCCTTATCTGGTAAAAACAGCAGCAGAGCTCAAAATTCCAGTAGTGAAGACTTCGCAGCACGTTCCGGTTCCGGCAGACAGAAAGCTGAACTGGAGATCGGCAACTTCTTTTTTCCGCACTTATAAGAATCGTACCGCACCGCTCTTGAGCAACTCGGAAAACGCATTGCAAGCGGTGGAGAACTATTTGCCGGACCACCCGCTGGCAGCGCGCAATGAGCGCTTTAAGAGCAAGACGCAATTTCGAAAAATGCTGGCAGATCTCTTCCCGGATTTTACGTATCTCACGTATTCGTTCGACGAGTTGATGAGACTGTCGCCGGCCAAGCTCCCGTTTCCGATCGTGGTCAAACCGGCGGTCGGCTATGCGAGCCTTGGGGTGTATCGTGTCGCCGATGCAAGGCAATGGGCGGACGTTCGCGTGAGACTGATGCGCGATGTGCGCGAGGCGCGTGACCTCTTTCCGGATACTGTACTCAACGTGGAGCAGTTCATCGTCGAGGAATGGATCGAAGGCGAGGAGTATGCCATTGACGGGTATATCAATGCACAAGGCGAACCGGTGGTGCTGAACGTGCTCAAACGCATGTTTGCACACGCCGGCGACACCTCTGACCGGATTTATTACACGAGCAAACAGGTCATGCAGGAAGCGATGGAACCGGTCACACACTTCATGCGCCAGTTGGCACAACTCGATGATCTGCGCTTGTATCCGATGCATTTGGAAGTGCGGATCTCTCCGACCGGCACATTGGTGCCAATTGAAGTAAACCCGATGCGCTTCGCCGGTATTGGCACTTGCGATTTGGCGATTCACGCCTATGGGGAGAATCTGTACGAGCACTTCTTCAACCAAACAAAACCTGACTGGAAAGAAATTCTCGAAAGGCAGGACGATGCGGTGTACAGCTTCTTCTGCGCTGAATTGCCTGTCGAATTGAACACGCTTAAAATCTCGGCCATCGACGATGAGGCGTTTCACAGCCAATTTGCAGATGTGCTGGAGTACCGCATCATGCACCGTTACGATCCGACCACCTTCGCGGTGGTGTTCTACCGGAGCGTTGATTTGGAAGAGAACAAACGACTGCTGCACTTGGATTTGAATCAGTTTATCAGTTTGCGCAACATGGAGGTCTCCGCGTAG
- a CDS encoding HAMP domain-containing methyl-accepting chemotaxis protein gives MKFLRWNHSIGRQISFAFVVPLLLLTLVFLGVLYQTTMSIVNDHVISQFEQRLELNMTNLTSSIPEELVSAALTDKSKYQELLTKLNDFTKKNEGLQNAYVIAKVDGKDVILALSNEDLYLAELPFTTEQNQALEQDAETVSDIYEDDWGVHKSLFMPYVNSKAVVGIDMDASFVNNLKRYVMILSVVFLIAAIIIGGAIAFVVGNRLSRPIIALVKHTKLVAKGDLTTSMTNNRHDEIGQLADSFEEMRKSLAGIINSLHQDSIVLENSSSTLQIALTELSAGSQQVVTAITAEAQAADNRSDHLETVTQMVHSVTDSVTVVDKQVTEMAMLSETAQTLSQQGNSQVQHLAAQMNEIQIYGAETSSKLQRLDQRTKEISNVIGIIRTIASQINMLSLNATIEAARAGENGKGFAVVAQEIQKLANQTNDSVASIIESVQVITDETVNVLESNAKSSEEIEKGVVLIMENGRLFEKIQTSVSSLASGVSHIVEHTEGIARSATQTLSAVQEVTAISVESAAAQQEISATSQQQYSSIQQLDQMSAQIQEMAQELASLIKQFKV, from the coding sequence TTGAAATTCTTGAGATGGAATCATTCGATCGGCAGACAGATCTCGTTTGCATTTGTCGTGCCGCTGCTTTTGCTGACACTTGTGTTTCTTGGGGTGCTGTATCAGACCACGATGAGCATCGTAAACGACCATGTTATTTCACAATTCGAACAGCGCCTGGAATTGAACATGACCAATCTGACCAGTTCGATTCCGGAGGAACTGGTGTCGGCAGCATTGACCGACAAGTCGAAGTATCAGGAGCTGCTGACCAAACTCAATGACTTCACCAAGAAGAATGAAGGTCTGCAAAACGCATACGTCATCGCCAAAGTCGACGGCAAAGACGTGATTCTTGCCTTGAGCAACGAAGACTTGTATTTGGCAGAGCTGCCCTTCACAACGGAGCAGAACCAGGCATTGGAACAAGATGCGGAGACGGTCAGCGACATTTACGAGGATGACTGGGGCGTGCACAAATCGCTGTTCATGCCGTATGTGAATTCCAAGGCGGTCGTCGGGATCGATATGGACGCTTCCTTTGTCAACAACCTGAAGCGTTATGTCATGATTCTCAGCGTCGTGTTCCTGATCGCTGCGATCATCATCGGAGGAGCGATCGCGTTTGTAGTGGGCAACCGCTTGTCCCGTCCGATTATCGCGCTGGTCAAACACACTAAGCTGGTTGCGAAAGGCGACTTGACCACCTCGATGACGAACAACCGCCACGACGAGATCGGTCAACTGGCGGACAGCTTTGAGGAAATGCGCAAAAGTCTGGCCGGCATCATCAACTCGCTGCATCAAGACTCGATCGTGCTGGAGAACTCCAGTTCCACGCTGCAGATTGCACTGACCGAGCTGTCTGCCGGTTCGCAGCAAGTGGTGACGGCGATCACGGCAGAAGCGCAAGCGGCTGACAATCGTTCCGACCACTTGGAGACGGTCACCCAAATGGTGCACAGCGTCACCGACTCGGTCACGGTGGTCGACAAGCAGGTCACCGAGATGGCGATGCTCTCAGAAACTGCGCAAACGCTTTCGCAACAAGGTAACAGCCAAGTACAGCATCTTGCAGCCCAGATGAATGAGATTCAAATCTACGGAGCGGAAACGTCCTCCAAGCTGCAGCGGCTCGACCAGCGCACCAAGGAAATCTCCAACGTTATCGGCATCATCCGCACGATCGCTTCGCAGATCAACATGCTGTCATTGAACGCGACGATCGAAGCGGCGCGTGCCGGGGAGAACGGAAAAGGGTTTGCTGTCGTGGCACAAGAGATTCAAAAGTTGGCCAATCAGACCAACGATTCGGTAGCCAGCATCATTGAGAGCGTGCAAGTGATCACCGATGAGACGGTCAATGTCTTGGAATCGAACGCGAAGAGTTCGGAAGAGATCGAAAAAGGCGTGGTGCTGATTATGGAAAACGGCCGTCTGTTCGAAAAGATCCAAACATCGGTCTCCAGCCTGGCCAGCGGTGTTTCACACATCGTGGAACATACGGAAGGCATCGCACGCTCGGCCACACAGACGTTGTCGGCCGTACAGGAAGTGACTGCGATCTCGGTCGAAAGCGCGGCTGCACAGCAAGAGATCTCGGCGACCTCCCAGCAGCAGTACTCGTCGATTCAGCAGTTGGACCAGATGAGTGCGCAGATTCAGGAGATGGCGCAGGAACTGGCCAGCTTGATCAAG